TGCGCGTGTCGTGTAGATAGCTctgtataatatgtaacaatatGTGACTGCGTGAAAAACGAGCAACACGCAGCGAAGATTACACGATGTTTGATGaaatcagatttatttttaattccaaGATCTATTCGCGCGCAATGTTGAAGTCAAACtgcgatataattatcttcaCTTTTTTTGTACCgattatgtaaaatgttttctttatgtACCGCAACGTGCACTTTATGTATGTACACGTTTCAGTGCACACaagtgcatatattatattacaatcaagTTTTACATTCTAAACAAATATTccttattttacatttttttatacattacttTAATAGGTATGCTATGTAATATTACAACTGTAATGTcacgttattattaatcaatttgcaATAGGCGACAACTAGAATTTTatcttagaaagaaaaataatctggTTGTCATCAAACTGTCTGCTAAAAAAAAccgaaaatttaaaacaaaggAAGCTTACAACTactgaaaagaaagaaaagataatggTGAGATATTCTTTTCGATCAATTTTCGcggtgaaaatattttttattcgattattatCGCTGTCGTCACTACGTAAATGGATTGAGCCTATTCTCGTTATATCCTCACAGAATCAGAGACTCGACTTACGCTACACGTTAACTTCCTAAGCCATTGGAAAAAAGTATTGTACATTGTTCGCGTCCTCGTAGCTACAAAGAGATATAGTGAGAAAGAGCAATCGACGGTATATTACTGCGACCTCTCAGCCACTCGGAGACGCAATTACCGCTTTACCAGTTTGACGTTCAAGTAGATCGGAGCGTGCCTTCAAACGGCGCTGCATCAGACGACTCTCGGTCGGCGGTGATAGTCCGAACAAATTCTGCAGCGAGTCCTTGTCTATGACCCGATTCTTACCGATGATTTTAGAATCGTTTAAGTCGACGCTGGAGCGCATGGAACACGACTTTTGTCGCGTACCATCAAACTCGCTAGAGGAATGCGTCATCAAATGCTTGCTGTTTTCGGACAACTCGCTGCTCGAGTCGGATATGTGACCGTACGGATGATTGTCGTCGTCAGTTGACGACGTAGACAGTCTGGGTTCCCGGTTCTCCGCCAACTCCTCGAGGTTTAGAGAAAAATGCTGAAGTACCACACGATTCACAGCCATTGCGGACTCAGCGAATGCTGAGAGTTCTCTAGCGGAGTTGTTTCTCCTAAACACAGATACGGAAATGCATTacatttaagaataaaacGATTGACGGAGATGGAGAACGAAAGATAAATTCGACTTTGGGAAAACTTACCTTATGATATGAGGCGTGGTAAGTGATCGATCGCCAATTTCGACGGAAATCGGTCCGGGATTAATCCAGGGATGTTTCAAAATACTATCCGCACTGAACCTCTGGTGTGCCTCTTTGACGAGTAAGCCCCTGATCAAATCTTTCGCATCCTCGGAAATGCATCTCCATTCTTTATCGGGAAACTCGTATCTACCTTCCTGAATACTGGTGAACAGCAATTCTTGACAGGCCTGACAATTCTCCCCCCTACCCCAGCCGCAGTCGGTGCCGCAGTTCCCGTAGAAGGGCGGATAACCGCAGAGCAAAATGTACATGATGACACCAAGGCTCCAGAGATCGCAACGTTTGTCGTAGTAATTGGCCTCACCGATGAAGGCCTCGACTACTTCCGGCGCCATAAACTCGGCGCTACCCACCGGCGTCAAAAGTTGCGGCGTTGCCACAGGACTAGACAGCGAGTTGTTGAACTTGATACCTGATCCAAGATCAAAGTCGCACACCTTGATCGGCGTTAACTTGTCCGGATATACGCACAAAAGATTCTCGGGCTTGAGATCTCTATGAGCAATTCCTGAACACATGTACAGAAGAGcgttaatcaatattttgttcgacaattcttttttactcATAACTCGTTAAATcgcttcatttttattattcaaaattacctTTCTTATGAAGAAAATCTAGCGCGCTCGCAATCTCTTTGACGATTTGACTCGCTTCTCTCTCGGTAAAGTGAACCCGTTCCTGAATTCTATTCAACAATTGGCCACCGTTGATCTTCTCAAATACGAGGTAGAACTTCTCTTCGTCTTCGAAGAACTCGATCAGCTGTATAATATTTGGATGCCCCTGGCAATGATGGAACGTCTCGACTTCTTTGAACACCCTGGCACGCGCGTGTCCGGGGATCTTGTCGATGATCTTCACGGCATACTCGAGATCCGTGTAGAGGGACGTACAGGTCTGGACCGAAGCGTAAGCACCCTCTCCGAGAACTTCTCCGGTCAGCTTGTACAGTTCTACAACAACAATACGAGTTTTATACGCTCATTTTTCGAATTAAATcggttttttttaagaaaagaaaaaaagtgaaaataaaaaaacgagcGCTCTCGATGATTTCATTTTAACGAGTTTCGCAAATTGcgttctcaaaaattattgggACGAGAAATTATTGCAACCTTTTGATTCCGCGAATGCACCAATGTACAATGGATTCACTGCGATGAATCGATGTGATATTCATTTGCCGTGGAATTGCGCGTCGTTTTATGAGCATGCGATCGACGGCAATTACGTCGCGCCGCGTCGTATTGTCACTTGGCAAAAGAGAGAATCCAACATCGAATCGATCGAAGCGTTTGGGGACTCTTTTCTTTCGCAGCTCTTTTTATAACGATTCTTCAAATGCATCTTTAACATCTATCGAGAGAACATCTAGATTCCCGAAGAACAAATTTCAGGAATGATGttaggggaaaaaaaaaatcaaattttttttcgactaCGCGTTTCCATCATGATTGCGCCCAATTATCCCTGGATTCAGATAAGCTGCGTCTCTCTTGAACGCGCGTGACAGCGCGATGTTGTCCTGACGGGCAGTCAATGTCAAGGTCGAGAGGGGGTGGCCGAGATCGGAGCGTGGAACTACGACGCACATACACCGAATTTGCCCTCTCTCTCGGAAGTCCGCGACCGGGGCTATCGCACGGCTcctttcctcttcttcctcttggAGAACCCCCCGTGCGTCTCACCATCCATAGGTCCATCCCTACCCCCGTTCGAGCCTACGTTGCCGCGTCTCCGCGTTAGCCGCGCACGTCCCGCTCTTCTCTCTTCAACCACTTCTCGCTCCGATTATACGGATACACGCGAATGGCAGCGTCGCCAGTGCCTAGCAACCAGAAGCCGATAATATGCCTCCGCGAGTCTTTACCTCTCGCGTACTCTGTAACATCAATTTTAACAGCGGAACAAATATAGCGTCGAACGCGAAAATTGCACGTTCGTCGACCCACGCATGTGCACAATAATAGCTTTCTGCGGGTTACCTAGAGAAAATGATGTTACGACGAAAGATCGATCGTTCGATTTAATTACGCGATCATTGCTGCTAATGGCATGATGTTTAAGAAAGATTGTCTGATAGTTTAATGACCAATGATCCGCagaaactatataaattttgacaaccttctctttctctctttctatcgaCCTTAGCAATAGTACGTATATACTGTATAGTTCCAAGAGGGGTTGAAAGTTGCTCGAGCCGAGCCGGGGCTCTCGAATCGATCACATGAAATGACGCATCAACCGAGAAAATGTAAATTCGATCTGGATAAcatttgatttgaaaattaatattttttaataatttaatataaatatatatatatatatatatatataattaaaagtctaTCTGttgtcattttaatttcatcaacaattgaaatatattgattctTCAAATCAGACAATATATTTACGCTtacgtttttaataaataaaattcatttttataatttaaatccttTTATCCCTCAAATAATATCTAAGAATATGCGTGATTTCAAGTTTAATATTTccttaattacaattatttaattttaacatactTATCGAAAGTTTttgtaagatattatttttatctccgcTAATACAATTGAGCGAAATCGAAAACAACAATGATtatcttttttgataaaatttttgattctaTTACaagattcaattattttaataaactgattaaaaaatattaagtgtgtgttacaaaatacattaattaattacaatcggCACGTTACGACTTGCAAATCATCCTCGTGCTCGGCAATCGAATAAATTGGCAACACTCGTAAGAGCGAAAACTCGTGTGCGGAGAGCGAATTCGTGACTCTCCGAGGGCCGTGTATCGATCGTGCGAGCGACTCCGTGGCCGAATAACCGTATTTGCCAGCTGCGCACAACTCGGATTAAATTCCGATCCCCCCTTCTTCTAGAGACATACAACCAGTTTAGAGGCGTAAAACATTACCGATTTCGCCtataaattgacatttttttccccctgattatattaaaaattctgtggataaaagaaaaactgatCCCCGCAGCTctactttgataaaaaaaaatttctaattataattataattgtcgcTTCGTGAGATAATATTCTTGAGCAGGGAACGCCTCGAACTTTCTTGTTGGGAGAGGGGATGCAGGTCGAAGGAAGGATGCAAATTTCCGGTGTTTATAAACAAGCGACGGGTCGCGTAAAATTCCAGGCCGCCTGCGCGATCGATTATCGCCGTCCCGCGCGAGTTTCTCGAATGTTCCGAACACTTGTCCAAGGTCACACATACCTACAGAGGAGACTACTGCAAAGTCACCGTTGCGAGAGAGGCGCGCTACGTACGGAAGGTGCGCATTAGTTATCGAAAGATAAGTACGGCCGTGCTATACGAAACTTCcggtctctttctctctctctctctctatcttacGATAGAATCCGGATGATTACGATAAGTTTCTATAGACGGGGAAGCGctagaattctctctcttgctttctttttttgctcgACGCCGGTCTGTGCCTCCAATTTACCTTGGAAGCAGGAGGATACCACGGATGAGCCAGAACGTCTCTTCCTGCGCCTCTTGCGTCTCGCCTCTTCCTGACGAGCTTGCACCGCGCTCATGGTCTCCCCCGTCGAAGCGACATCTCGGCAGGTGCCATCGCCTAAAATACACAAAGGCTTATCGTTAGTTTGAAACTCggtatataatctttttcgtGTACTagtatgttattaattaatattccttACACAAtgtcattaataatcataaataataaatttcttcctttttatcCAATCAATCGATTATTATTcagtttcatttattattactggataaattttattcaaattcttCACTTTCTGTATTTCTCACTctgttacatatttaatttttaaatagaaatatttaataaaaaaaatatataaatatttaaaatagaaatatatatatataatagcaaaaaaatatatataaaacaaaaattttatataaaatatttaataagctcGAACGAAAGCTCAACGagaaatcgtaaaaataaaaattttccatcaACTTCCTTACTATGtaactaatataaatagagattGTTCGCACAATTTCtcgaaataaatctaatttaagaTTAACGGT
This portion of the Cataglyphis hispanica isolate Lineage 1 chromosome 10, ULB_Chis1_1.0, whole genome shotgun sequence genome encodes:
- the LOC126852347 gene encoding MAP kinase-interacting serine/threonine-protein kinase 1, which codes for MVEKILEEREDGSQEAGRGDGTCRDVASTGETMSAVQARQEEARRKRRRKRRSGSSVVSSCFQELYKLTGEVLGEGAYASVQTCTSLYTDLEYAVKIIDKIPGHARARVFKEVETFHHCQGHPNIIQLIEFFEDEEKFYLVFEKINGGQLLNRIQERVHFTEREASQIVKEIASALDFLHKKGIAHRDLKPENLLCVYPDKLTPIKVCDFDLGSGIKFNNSLSSPVATPQLLTPVGSAEFMAPEVVEAFIGEANYYDKRCDLWSLGVIMYILLCGYPPFYGNCGTDCGWGRGENCQACQELLFTSIQEGRYEFPDKEWRCISEDAKDLIRGLLVKEAHQRFSADSILKHPWINPGPISVEIGDRSLTTPHIIRRNNSARELSAFAESAMAVNRVVLQHFSLNLEELAENREPRLSTSSTDDDNHPYGHISDSSSELSENSKHLMTHSSSEFDGTRQKSCSMRSSVDLNDSKIIGKNRVIDKDSLQNLFGLSPPTESRLMQRRLKARSDLLERQTGKAVIASPSG